One Rhipicephalus microplus isolate Deutch F79 chromosome 4, USDA_Rmic, whole genome shotgun sequence genomic window carries:
- the LOC142814176 gene encoding lachesin-like: MAPVIFFVAALVSLGSCQQSPVISYISKEMVVGIGDTVDLQCSVQYAEAYPIIWVKINERDPSNNLFISSGSKAIVPDQRFSIRHDEGSNTYTLQITKLQETDSGLYQCQIILGPTSKLSSNVYVHVRVPPIISDNSTRSVIASTGQNITLECYATGHPTPHISWRRENNDLLPTGGAVYRGNILSIFNVSKNDRGTYYCIADNGVGNGARRNIGVEVEFAPVVSVDRPRYGQALQNPMDLLCHIEAFPSPSIVWLKDGYQLNDNQYYQISIFSTADEFTDSTLRIIAIEKKQYGNYTCKALNKLGSDEKIIELYETVNVICPPACDKSYQSGSSHLQSSFACFLVMISMILAITVNKQ; encoded by the exons GTTCCTGTCAGCAGAGTCCTGTGATATCATACATCAGCAAAGAAATGGTGGTCGGTATAGGAGACACAGTGGACCTACAGTGTTCTGTGCAGTATGCTGAGGCGTACCCT ATAATCTGGGTGAAGATCAATGAACGGGATCCAAGCAACAACCTGTTTATATCATCTGGGAGCAAGGCCATTGTGCCAGATCAGAGGTTCTCCATTCGGCATGATGAAGGCAGCAACACATACACACTACAGATCACCAAGCTACAGGAAACAGACTCTGGCCTCTACCAGTGCCAAATTATCCTGGGACCCACAAGCAAGCTCAGCTCAAATGTCTATGTTCATGTCAGAG TGCCTCCGATTATATCGGACAACAGCACAAGATCTGTGATAGCCAGCACAGGCCAGAACATCACTTTGGAGTGCTATGCTACGGGTCACCCTACGCCGCACATATCCTGGCGCCGGGAGAACAATGACCTGCTGCCCACAGGTGGTGCTGTTTATCGGGGAAACATCCTCAGCATTTTCAACGTCAGCAAGAACGACCGGGGAACATACTACTGCATCGCTGACAATGGTGTCGGCAACGGGGCTCGTAGAAACATTGGTGTTGAAGTGGAAT TTGCACCAGTGGTATCTGTGGACCGCCCGAGGTATGGCCAGGCACTTCAAAACCCTATGGACCTGTTGTGCCACATcgaagcctttccatcaccgtcCATCGTGTGGCTTAAGGATGGTTACCAGCTGAATGACAATCAGTACTACCAGATTTCCATCTTTTCAACGGCCGATGAGTTCACCGACTCCACTCTGCGCATAATTGCCATCGAGAAGAAGCAGTACGGAAACTATACATGCAAGGCACTGAACAAGTTGGGCTCTGATGAGAAGATCATCGAGTTATATG AAACTGTGAACGTGATCTGCCCGCCAGCGTGTGACAAATCGTACCAGTCTGGTTCCTCGCATTTGCAGAGCTCTTTCGCTTGCTTCTTGGTCATGATTTCAATGATACTTGCCATTACGGTGAACAAGCAATGA